The following are encoded in a window of Pygocentrus nattereri isolate fPygNat1 chromosome 5, fPygNat1.pri, whole genome shotgun sequence genomic DNA:
- the prr18 gene encoding proline-rich protein 18, which yields MPFPPINLHSRISSPGKELFRKKKPSAGVVPPPPQPLLGHKAKAEKEEMEREKLSTSWPAANLKQLGRKQQQQHHHQQQQAGKVSAEGAAPHLETDTKSSWVTVAKPLGSSCESVPRSSSGESTAAAPRSSRHSSRASLGREGEEVEQEVRFSLSLTPEAVLVIQKRNLEKQMLAKQQKCCGSADFRHRRVFPSKRSQGGSKGSSAPAARPDCPGDISAIVKISLLNDQHKYDDVEYEEEDGDVDETVMRKCKEWLKGVESAAAFSKVDKLSALPHLKGC from the coding sequence ATGCCTTTCCCGCCTATAAACTTGCACTCACGGATATCGTCGCCGGGGAAGGAGCTCTTCAGGAAGAAGAAGCCCAGCGCTGGCGTGGTGCCCCCGCCTCCTCAGCCTCTGCTCGGCCACAAGGCGAAGGCGGAGAAggaggagatggagagggagaagcTGTCCACGTCGTGGCCGGCGGCTAACCTGAAGCAGCTGGGAcgcaaacagcagcagcagcatcatcatcagcagcaACAGGCGGGTAAGGTCAGCGCAGAGGGCGCAGCTCCGCACCTGGAGACGGACACTAAGAGCTCGTGGGTGACCGTGGCGAAGCCGCTGGGCAGCTCGTGTGAGAGCGTGCCCCGGTCGAGCTCCGGCGAGTCGACGGCGGCGGCGCCCCGCAGCAGCAGACACTCCTCGCGGGCCTCGCTGGGCAGGGAGGGGGAGGAGGTGGAGCAGGAAGTGCGCTTCTCCCTCAGCCTCACGCCCGAAGCCGTCCTGGTCATCCAGAAGCGCAACCTGGAGAAGCAGATGCTGGCCAAGCAGCAGAAGTGCTGCGGGTCTGCGGACTTCAGGCACCGCCGGGTCTTCCCCTCCAAGAGGTCGCAGGGCGGCTCCAAGGGCTCCTCCGCGCCCGCGGCGAGGCCGGACTGTCCCGGCGACATCAGCGCCATCGTGAAGATCTCGCTGCTCAACGACCAGCACAAGTACGACGACGTGGAGTACGAGGAGGAGGACGGCGACGTGGACGAGACCGTCATGAGGAAGTGCAAAGAGTGGCTGAAAGGCGTGGAGAGCGCCGCCGCCTTCAGCAAAGTGGACAAGCTCTCGGCTCTGCCGCACCTCAAGGGCTGCTGA